Below is a genomic region from Castanea sativa cultivar Marrone di Chiusa Pesio chromosome 2, ASM4071231v1.
GAAAGTGATCAAATGAAGAATGAAAGGAGTAGATCTGTAGATGAGTTTATTGAACTACTTTAGGTAGTTTGCAAGCTTGAGTATGAGAGGGTGGTATTTATAGACTGAGAATAAAGGGTTTCGTTTGTAATAATGTGACCTCGTTGATCAAAGAATGTAGATAACGTGCTTTTCTTTTTGAATGTTCCCACCGTCCAAAGAGAATCgaaattttcaaagaatataTTTTGTCATTTAGTCAAACAAAGAACCTTTAAGAAATTAACTTACATTCAGATCTCAAAACCAAAACTTTCATTCAATAATGGCAACCACCGACTATCATAGCCTACCAAATTTCTCTTGAATTCTCTTTGGTTTTCAGTGTTGCCTTACAAGACTGTTTGGGTAACACCTTCTGAAAGTGCTATGAAAACTGTCTGCCATATCTATCATAGTTTGAGGCAGAGAGTTTTCCgctaaattgaaaatttgtacaCCCATTAGCTGTTAACTTAGATTGGACATTACAACTTAATATTAATTATGTTGTTGAATGCAAAATTCTGAATTTGGTACATATTGCATATACTCCTATTGTGTAGAGTGGATGATTGTAATTAACGCTTACATATAGGAACAAAAATCTAGATTTAATCACAGAGAACTTACCTTTTAGTTTGGGAGGAGGTAAATGAATAATTTTGGAATATTCCTTTCATTCCCTTGTTTAGGAGTTTTGATCCTATTTGGGGCTTTAAATGAAATGAATGAGGTGACATCCATTCCTCCATTTTCCCTCatcaaaacctcaaattttcattcccttcAAAATTTGGAGGAATCTAAGCAAATGGATTTAGATTTAATGATGATAGGGAATAAATTACAACATATACCTTGTCTAAAAGGCCCTGTTTGTCCAGGAAAGCTGTCCAAGGATGTCTCAGCCATCTAGGCATCAAGAACTACTACCCTACGATCATGTGACCAAAGTGATACTTGGGCACCATGCCCGAAGATCCTCCACTAACCCACATcttctaaatataaaaataatccCCAAATATCACACTACCAATTATTGCATGCCCTCACTACACCTCCCATAACAAAAATGGGTGAAATCACACTACCAACAGGGATGGCAAAAAGTACCCAACCCGCGGGTACCCAGCCTGACCTGACCCTAACGGGGCAGATTTACCCGACCTGTGAGACAATAGGGGTGGGTTTGAGTTCTAATAATTCAACCCGTAGCAAGTTTAGGTCAGGTTCGAGTATTATGCATACCTGCCCCAAACCCGACCCGCATATATGCAAGTTTACTTAAATAccctatatatacacacacacacacacacacacacacacacacacacacatctcaTACTTCTAAACCCTAATACCCTATCTCATTCTCTCAATCTCAGATCTCAATCACTCTCGCCGACCCACAACGCCTCACTATTGCCCCCCTCAATCGCTCTCACTCTCCCTCCTCCCTATGTCTTCAACTCACCATTAACACCAACTCCTCCTTTATCACCGACTCACCATAACTCACTCTCAATGATTTGGATTCATttcccaccatttttttttttggttcattgcCATTCCTATTTCTCAATGAtatgttcttctctctcttttttgtgacttctgtgtttgtgtttgattttgaaagggaaaaccataaatctaaaatttttgtgtttgtaatttttgtgtttgtctttatgttaggatttgtgtttgtgattttaaatgggaaaatcataaatctgaaatttttgtgtttttgatttCTATGTTTGTGTTTGCATTAGGGTTTGTGTTTGTAATTTTGGGCCGGGCATGACAGGATGGGGACCACAGGGCCCAACAAGGCAGGTTTGGgggttaaaaaattaaacgCATTTATTAAACGGAACGGGTTTGAGCATAAAGAAACCCGCCCCGAACCCAACTTGTTGCCATTCCTAACTACCAATTTCTAAGGTACGTGTGAAATATTTTAACCCTTACATGTTTAGAGTTGTAAAAGATCTCTTTGAAATTCTAACTTAAGTATTGGAAAGTCATTGGCAGACACCACACTAGTACACTCCATGAGTAATTTTTCTTCTAGGTCTTCCAAAACCCACATTTGGACAATCAGCTTATTGATTTTTCTTGCATTAACATTAACCATttatttaaatctaaaaaattaaaaaataaattcttaaaaaaaagtataattgtaATAAtgtcataaaatatttctatttcaatcattttatgtTACCCCGAAGTCCCAAACAAAGTTactaaaattcacaaaaataagtctttcaacaaagaaaatagaagatttCTTTATACTTGGTCAATTTGAGCCATTTATTGGGAATGGTTTCATTATTATATTGGCTAAAATTTCAATTGTCAAAAAATACTATTGTGAAAACAAAAGGATAAGGATGACCAATGCTGACCGATGCCAGCCACATATTGCTGAATGAAAGTCGAGCTTCAAGTTGTTCTCTTGGGAAGGCTTGACTTTGAAAAATCTCAATGCTGTGCATTCTAGATATTGCTTACTTTGTAAGGTATATTGTTTACAATTTCCGACGCAACATTCatcttttaaagaaatttttaattCATCCTAATCCttttaattaactcaactagtaaaatctctaatggttaataagagatttgagattcaattcccacctataccaaaaattgactagtgtcttgatttgataataaagaactatcatccagaacggacgccataggttaaaactctttctcaaaaaaaaatcctattttaatttaattattagcatttaattaacttttaaaaattgatgCACTACATTTTAaatagataaattttatattcaaatgaAATCTTACAAATTTAGAAGAATATTTAGAGTCAAatccttggtgcgatggtcacttcacaaatataagtgtttgtggggtgtgggaggtAAGGGCTAGAGTTTAAGTCTCTGGGAGGgagttttacacatatatacaatTAGATTAgcctagagtagaaattctatcttatataaaaaaaaaaaaaaaattttaaaaagtcaaatcaattaaaattccaaataacATAACCAATATCACACATATAATCCAGCTCATTAATTTTAAGAGTATATTCATTTTagctccaaaaaataaaaaaatataaatagattcAAGAATAATGATTCATCTACACCCTCATATATGGATTCTCTTCCAAGTCTTATCATTCTTGCAAAAATTTTGCCGTGATTATTGAGATGTCAATTTACTATGACCATTCCTCTGCTTGGAGATGCTGCACCATGTAGCTGGCCAAAAGTGTTTCGATGATCTTACCTTGCGGCTTGTGtcatctatctatctatctaaaGTAACACTAAATGAATGACTTGTAATTTGATCGTGAATCTACAAATTATATTCCAGAAGGCGGAAAGAACTAATATGAAGTTCTAAAAATCCAAATGCTACTTAGGTCCTTCacctggttttttttttttttatcttgttaCTGTGAGCTCTCAAGATCCATAACTTTGTTCTCTTCACATGTCTTTAGAGACTTTTTGTTACATTTCCCGGAAATAAAACGTGGTCAAGACGGCATTTGGAATCAAATGGGGTAGTGGGGTGTATTTTATTAGACCAATTTGCAAATGTGCTTTCTTTGACTAAATTATAAATGCTTTTCTTAGAAAACTATCACCCTTGTCATAATGAGGAcgtccaaaaaataaataaataaaatataagaaattaagagAATTCTTTGTTCTTGAATTCATTAAGGCTATAAATTCCACCCTCTAGTACTCACTTCTTGCCAACTCAAAAACTCCCAAGTTCAATCAACCCTCCTTTCAATCTTCATTTCAACAGTTTCCAGTTTCAAACTCTCAAGGCCATCATGGGTGTTTTCACATACGAGACTGAGACTACCTCTGCTATCCCATCAGCTAAGCTATTCAAGGCTTTTGTCCTTGATGGTGACAATCTCATCCCAAAGGTTGCACCTCATGCCATTAAGAGTGCTGAAATCATTGAAGGAAATGGAGGCCCCGGTACCATCAAGAAGATAACCTTTGGCGAAGGTAATTCGTTTCTATTCTCATCTCCAACACATCATTTGTTTAGCAATTGAAAAGTACTTATCTTGTTTTTTAGAAGGGGAAAAATGCCATTACTATCATCtttcattctcaaaaataaaaattctattctTTTAAGAGTTTTGTGATTCAATGGCATTATTTGATTCTCTTATAAATGATAACCTGGATTTGAATCCCAGAAAAGAGGTAAGTAACAAGTgtttttactatattttttcaGGCAGTCAATTCAAGTATGTGAAGCATAGAATTGATGAGGTTGACCACGCAAACTTCACATATTGTTACAGTGTGATTGAGGGTGATGCTTTGAGTGAAGTACTCGAGAAAATCTCATACGAGATCAAGATTGTGGCAAGCCCTGATGGAGGATCCATCTTGAAGAGCACCAGCAAGTACCACACAAAGGGAGAGCATGAGATCAAGGAAGACCAAGTTAAGGCTGGAAAAGAAAAGGCCGCTGGACTTTTCAAGGCTATTGAGGCCTACCTCGTGGCACACCCTGATGCCTACAACTAAAccttgtgtatgtgtgtgtgtgttttgcatTCGTGACTATAAGGAGTTATTGTGGGgtttcattttgttttatgGCTTGCCAAGACTGCCTCAGGTTTGCAAATAAAGGAGTTTGTGGTTTGAGATCATCATCTGCTTTCTTGAGATTTGGAAGAGTGAAACATGAATGTTGTATTACTTTTGTATACGTACAAATCATGAAAAATCCGTTGGAAATCTTACTATTACTTGCAACTGATGGGTGCAttcatttctctattttttggtaaatttttggTACAAATTGtgagctcggatttgtgttaaaaacacaagagcttgtttagacccccaaatcaAAAATTACGGTTAAATagcttttactttaacttatctaagtgcggaacaaaAGTAAATGAGGCGCAATAAACCAACAACTACTCtaatgcataaacatgaacaacaaacaataaaagtaaagcacatgCAAAAGTAAGGGAAAAAggaaacacaagataacacgttgatgtgttatcaaagaggaaaccaaagaactcagcgaaaaacctctctgccaccCTCAAAGCAGTAAATCGATCCATTAGACAATAAGTTTgaatacacgaatagcaagaaaccctccaagcctaatctacccaatgcacctatgccctccaagctcctacttcAATAAGGCTTCTTGGAACCGTATCTTGTCTAGCTTTTTGGATCCCGCAATACAcccaattgcatccgccaagcctcaacGGCACATTTTGAcaaatccccaaaacttcccaagctccaaaacactttctacactctaaaaatgtatgggttgtgtttgggtacaaatcgtctctcaaggtatgacaatgggatcactaaggatgagtagctctctctctctctaaaaaatgggtgtgtgtgttgttgaaaacctatctaggattttttttctttgaatggcctctcatacttttgtgagtaatgagggtatatatagtatgggcgAAGGATAAGAAATTCGCGCTTAAAAATCTTTCAAGTAGAGAGTTTCATGGGTATCTCGCAagaaggccttactcgcgagacactcgTGAAATCCTCCAGACTGGCACAACTCTTCAGCTttcagcatgtgcttctcacgtggctctttcgcCGGTAAGCTTCtagcgagacactcgcgaaatccactgattcttcattttatactcgattcttcaccaacttaatactaaacccaatacaataaaattgcataaaatacaaggaacaaaattaaatcaaatataacattttttgtcatggaataaaaccaacataaaacataTTTGTAAATTTAAACTTTACACAAATATTAGtattaacaattgttaataacGATGGGGCATCAAATATCATTAACTAACTCAACAATAAGCTTACATGTCATGTCTTGTCCGATTTGTGTAACGAGAATTTGTTGTTTAACTTTAACACCAAATCTATCAATATGCATGGCTGTAGAAGGAAATGATAGGAACACAATTattttcaaaacctttttcaCAACTTAGGGATAGAAGAAAATGTGGGTTTTGGCAATGAAGGCAAAGGTCGTAGTTTTGGCTTTGGCAACTGAAGCAAATAAGGTGGAAATGTTAACTTTGGCAATGAAGACAAAGGTGGCAATGTTGGCTTTGACAATGTTAGCAATGAAAGTAAAGGTGGCAATGTTGGCTTAGACAAAAAGTGTATGTAGTGTACTAACAAAAGAGGGGGttatgatattttatatatatatatatatatatagggattctaatataaaatataactaagaatatatttttcatttattagaTATGAACATTAATGGAAAGTTTCTAATGCCACTTATTAATTTACAAATGTatttatacaaaattattttatgttatagaGCCTCAagagttacaatttttaatgaaaagggCAAATGTAATGGCTATTAAGCTTAAGGAATTgtcctttgaaaaaaaaaaaggtgaaataaAAACAAGCTTATCATCATGATAGACTATAAAGGACGTATGCATGATagtgcatgaacatgtgacgtgcAATCAGTAATATCATCATGGggtcagcccaatccaaacctatcaGCACACAAACAATTTAACTTATATAACACACATcgaaatgcatgaaaatatagttataattcacatgagatgcaatgcatgaagtttataagatcaaatctacaaaacccatcccaaaaatttcacaaaaactcaacattttgaaaaatccccaaaaattttcaaaaactcaaaacctagaTATGAATGGATGAAAAGATcatgaagaaagagagaaagagagatcataccaagtgatttgaagaaagaaaaggccAAAGATCACATCGGTTAAAGGTTTTAAGAGAGAAGTgagtgtttgggaggtgaacaGACTCAGACAGATTGAGAGAGATCAAGAAAGTGAGGATCGGATCGCGCTGAAACCTATATATATAGGTGTTTAGTAAATCTCAACAGATAGAGGTGTTGAGAAGTGTTAAgagaggtgtcgagctttaaaagcTTAGACAGATAAAGCTATCGAGAGATGACCAGAGGTGTCCACAACATAAGCTTGATGGATCGAGGAagtatcgaggagctatcgagaggGGACAGGGGATTTCTCGTTAGATCCACCTAGCTTTTGAGAGGTATTGAGTTTGCGATAAAAATCAattgaagagctcgatagataagccaagtatcgagaggtgtcgaggagctgtcaagattgcttaaaaacaatttttcaagaagagaaaaacaccgATATgaatgcaactcaaccaaggatccaagcAACATTTTAATATCTcgaaatcatctctcaacaacaattttaagcacattgatcccaaaaacacacacacacacacactaaacaagtctaattgattttatctttcaaaaacaagtcaagacagttcagtaagtatacattaacacagccttgtgatggccaaatcacattttACCTACACATGTAGCAAAAATAGCAAAGAGTTTTacgtgttatgtgtgaaaacatcaaaagattgcataagtgtctctatgttatgacaatttgggGTATGAGTGAACCAATTTAACTCACAAATAattataactgtttgatggagactatcacctttgaggtacatcctagaactcccacatctcttagaatacacgcttgcaatcatgttttaaagcattttgttctttttgcttttattttctttgcatatttttttatttttattaagcatatcatgcatgggtatataaaagaaagaaaaaaaatacacaattatgttaaacttttttgacattgcacttttgctatgccgaagtatacggatgtcattgacattgcacttttgctatgctgaagtaTACAGATGTCATGTCATGATTGGTAggtaatagtggtgagatggttatttatgcctttctcttaagattttctagtcctttccgtcaaaaaaagtaatacaagtgttaagtacaagagatcacttaaccttactcatcacaaacaaagagtcacaaagctcacttgcttagttgtgcataaagatgttcatctaagctacaaaagatacaaagtttagaaaactctgtttcaatggccattttaaggttcaaaagaaccaatgtacacatacacacactgtttttgtcattttctgaatttttcaatttttattttattttatatcaaagacaaaataaataaaactgaaaactaacaaacaaaaacatgtaaaacaaaacaaagctaagcataaaactagactgactgaaaacaagaaagcaaaaatacacaagtaatgcaaaagaaaaacagacagggagagagaaaaagtgattaaatcacttggagctattttccttccacaccttggaagaaccttttcCTTTCGTAAACCCTTGAACCGGcagtgagggggaagaattgaaaccgttcaaatttaaaagaaacatgagggctttgagaagataaCCAAGAGGAGAAAAAGAGGATGGAAATTGATTCAGGTTTCCCGATGCGACCATGCTAttgctattttgagtggctaaccacttatagcactTCGGTCGAGTATGACCAACtactccacagtgatgacaaagatgctgcttcttctatTTAGGCTTTTGAGTGTTAGTCTTTTTAGCCCTAGGCTTTTTAACTTCTTTCCTATcctgcttagggggtgctcctaagataaaTTTACttttgtctatgttctcactagctaattcagATTTGATATTAAtattctcaatttcaacattattgctaggagaaacaaaaacagtagtactagaagaagtaatATCAGAAGAAAAGgtaatattagaagaagagagatcATACCTCAAACCGGTTCGATCGGAAGCAAATTTCTGAAgactgagcatctcatcgagcttgGCACTTAAAGTCCTTTCCAgctgagctctaacttggaacagTTCTGCCTCAAACTTCTTGATtttctcagccaagaagttaTTCTCAAACCTCAGTGTTCCAGTAGTTTGATTGGCTTCGTCAATCTTTATGGAAAACTCTTCACgctcaagctccacatcactgagtttcttggtggtcaacctatacaacttctcatgcttttctgagatcttgtacaactttgcataggctgtgtggatgtcatcttatTCAttcatcttctcaaacttggactCCACcgattcttcttcttcgtcca
It encodes:
- the LOC142624533 gene encoding major allergen Pru ar 1-like; translation: MGVFTYETETTSAIPSAKLFKAFVLDGDNLIPKVAPHAIKSAEIIEGNGGPGTIKKITFGEGSQFKYVKHRIDEVDHANFTYCYSVIEGDALSEVLEKISYEIKIVASPDGGSILKSTSKYHTKGEHEIKEDQVKAGKEKAAGLFKAIEAYLVAHPDAYN